One region of Endozoicomonas sp. Mp262 genomic DNA includes:
- the ubiA gene encoding 4-hydroxybenzoate octaprenyltransferase has product MKTLDMFRIKEFISLARLDRPIGICLLFWPTMWALWLAADGMPTHHNLLVFTLGVILMRSAGCVINDYADRNFDGHVKRTVTRPLADGRLTEEEALLFFVVLIALSFLLVLTTNTLTIVLSVSALFLASFYPFAKRYTHFPQVVLGAAFGWSIPMAFAAESGSLVPETWLLFIANLFWTVAYDTQYAMVDRDDDIKIGIKSTAILFGDLDNLIIGGLQLLAIITLIAVGIKMELGALFYAALAFASMLFVYQQFLTHDRDRDRCFKAFLSNHWVGAIVFAGIFLSR; this is encoded by the coding sequence ATGAAAACGCTGGACATGTTCCGTATTAAAGAGTTTATCAGCCTTGCCCGCCTGGATCGGCCGATTGGTATTTGTCTTCTGTTTTGGCCCACCATGTGGGCATTGTGGCTGGCAGCGGATGGGATGCCAACTCATCACAATCTTTTGGTATTCACCCTGGGGGTCATTTTGATGCGGAGTGCCGGGTGTGTCATCAATGATTATGCTGACCGTAATTTTGATGGACATGTAAAAAGAACAGTTACAAGGCCATTAGCTGATGGGCGACTGACGGAAGAAGAGGCATTATTATTTTTTGTTGTACTTATTGCCCTGTCTTTCTTGCTGGTATTGACCACCAATACGCTAACTATTGTTCTTTCGGTGAGCGCTCTGTTCCTGGCTTCATTTTATCCATTTGCAAAGCGTTACACTCATTTTCCCCAGGTTGTTCTCGGTGCTGCCTTTGGCTGGTCTATTCCTATGGCCTTTGCCGCAGAAAGTGGCTCACTGGTTCCGGAGACCTGGCTTTTATTTATTGCCAATCTATTCTGGACTGTGGCTTACGATACACAATATGCCATGGTAGACCGTGATGACGATATCAAAATCGGTATCAAGTCAACAGCTATCCTCTTTGGTGATCTCGATAATCTCATTATTGGCGGCCTTCAGCTTTTAGCCATTATTACCCTTATTGCCGTTGGGATTAAAATGGAGCTGGGAGCGTTGTTCTATGCTGCTCTTGCATTCGCCTCCATGCTGTTTGTTTACCAGCAGTTTCTCACCCATGACCGTGATAGAGATCGTTGTTTTAAGGCCTTTCTAAGTAATCACTGGGTTGGTGCCATTGTGTTTGCCGGTATTTTTTTGAGCCGTTAA
- a CDS encoding SpoVR family protein yields the protein MSPPLSTGSEWTFDLIEKYDQELARIAGQFRLDTYPNQIEIISSEQMMDAYSSTGMPLMYHHWSFGKHFLQTQQNYQRGRMGLAYEIVINSNPCIAYLMEENTMAMQALVLAHASYGHNSFFKGNYLFQTWTDADSIIDYLLFAKNYIGHCEEKHGVEAVEDILDACHTLMNQGVNRYLRPRPLSPEQEQARLEERAEYIQRNLNEIWSTIPKAPEQIEEKKERFPKDPEENILYFLEKNAPLLDTWQREIIRIVRKIAQYYYPQRQTQVMNEGWACFWHYHLLHELYKEDKVTDGFMMEFLHSHSSVIYQPEFDNPHYSGINPYALGFNIFQDIRRICEAPTPEDKLWFPDIAGSDWLEAVHFAMKNFKDESFILQFLSPKVMRDMHLFSITDDEGKSYLEIDAIHDDSGYKAIREALAKQYNIGEQEPNIQVYDVDIRGDRKLTLRHFQHQGRPLDNNTRELLKHIHKLWQFDIELQSVDNGHIRTRHHCPEPGNVKKK from the coding sequence ATGAGTCCGCCTTTATCCACCGGCTCCGAGTGGACTTTTGATCTTATTGAAAAATATGACCAGGAGTTAGCCCGGATTGCCGGTCAGTTCCGGCTGGACACCTATCCGAATCAAATAGAAATCATTAGCTCCGAGCAAATGATGGATGCCTACTCCTCTACAGGTATGCCCCTGATGTATCACCACTGGAGTTTTGGCAAACACTTTTTACAGACCCAGCAAAACTATCAACGGGGTCGAATGGGGCTGGCTTACGAAATAGTCATCAACTCTAACCCATGCATTGCCTATCTTATGGAAGAAAACACCATGGCAATGCAGGCACTGGTTTTAGCCCATGCCTCCTATGGACATAATTCTTTTTTTAAAGGCAACTACCTTTTCCAGACCTGGACAGATGCTGACTCCATTATCGACTATTTGCTCTTTGCCAAAAACTACATTGGCCACTGTGAAGAAAAACATGGAGTTGAAGCGGTAGAGGATATCCTTGATGCCTGCCATACCCTAATGAACCAGGGTGTTAACCGGTACCTTCGCCCTCGTCCCCTCTCACCTGAGCAGGAACAGGCAAGGCTGGAAGAAAGGGCAGAATATATCCAAAGAAACCTCAATGAGATTTGGAGTACAATTCCCAAAGCGCCAGAACAAATAGAGGAAAAAAAGGAACGCTTCCCTAAAGACCCGGAAGAAAACATTCTTTACTTTCTAGAGAAGAATGCTCCCCTCCTGGATACCTGGCAGAGGGAAATCATCAGAATTGTCCGAAAAATAGCCCAGTATTATTATCCGCAACGACAAACCCAGGTAATGAATGAGGGTTGGGCATGCTTTTGGCACTATCACCTGCTTCATGAGCTATACAAAGAAGACAAGGTGACCGATGGTTTTATGATGGAGTTTTTACATTCTCACTCCAGCGTGATTTATCAGCCTGAATTTGATAACCCACACTATAGCGGTATTAACCCTTATGCTTTAGGGTTCAATATATTTCAGGACATCCGCAGGATCTGTGAAGCACCCACTCCTGAAGATAAATTATGGTTTCCGGATATAGCGGGCAGTGATTGGTTAGAAGCAGTTCACTTTGCTATGAAGAATTTCAAAGATGAAAGTTTTATTTTACAGTTTCTTTCCCCAAAAGTAATGAGAGATATGCACCTTTTTTCTATCACGGATGACGAGGGCAAATCCTATCTTGAAATTGACGCTATCCATGATGACAGTGGCTATAAAGCCATTCGTGAAGCCCTCGCCAAACAATACAATATCGGAGAGCAGGAACCAAATATTCAAGTCTATGACGTAGATATTCGCGGCGACCGTAAACTGACCCTGAGACACTTTCAGCATCAAGGGCGCCCCCTTGATAATAATACAAGGGAATTACTCAAGCATATTCATAAATTATGGCAGTTCGATATAGAGTTACAGTCCGTTGATAATGGCCATATTCGCACCAGACATCATTGTCCTGAACCTGGAAACGTAAAGAAAAAGTAA
- a CDS encoding YeaH/YhbH family protein — protein sequence MSIIIDRRLNGKNKSTVNRQRFLDRYRKHIKKAVSEAVNKRSITDVESGSQVTIPRKDLSEPFFRHGQGGHHKQVHPGNKEFTAGDRIKRPSGGKGGKGGAGKASNKGEGIDDFSFQINHDEFLEYMFDNLELPNLVRKQLQDATEFKYVQAGFNNDGSPDRLNVIRSLKSAHARRIALSGKDRREIRALKKELREMEVSPDETDMEKAEQLRARIKELNSKLKRLPFIDDFDLKYNNLIRVPSPSNKAVMFCVMDVSGSMTQEIKDMAKRFFILLYLFLQRSYKQIEVVFIRHHTAAKEVDEDDFFYSRETGGTIVSSALEMTRDVIEKRYSPTDWNIYVAQASDGDNWEGDSSVCSKILTEQIMPKVQYFSYVEITDRAHQNLWREYQSVAEAFPETFAMQQIKTPDDIYPVFRRLFEKKEHA from the coding sequence ATGAGCATTATCATCGATCGCCGCCTCAACGGTAAAAATAAAAGTACAGTGAACCGCCAGCGTTTTCTGGATCGTTACCGTAAGCACATAAAAAAAGCCGTATCAGAGGCTGTAAACAAACGCTCCATCACTGATGTTGAGTCAGGCAGCCAGGTTACCATTCCCCGCAAAGACCTTTCGGAACCCTTTTTCCGGCATGGCCAGGGTGGACATCACAAACAGGTTCACCCCGGTAATAAAGAATTTACCGCTGGTGATCGTATTAAACGCCCAAGTGGCGGTAAAGGTGGCAAGGGTGGCGCGGGGAAAGCCAGCAACAAAGGAGAAGGAATAGACGACTTCTCTTTTCAGATTAACCACGACGAATTTCTGGAATACATGTTTGATAACCTGGAGTTGCCAAACCTGGTTCGGAAACAGCTGCAGGACGCCACTGAATTCAAGTATGTACAGGCCGGCTTTAACAATGACGGTTCTCCGGACCGCCTTAATGTTATCCGATCCCTGAAGTCCGCTCATGCCCGAAGAATTGCATTATCCGGGAAGGACCGGCGGGAAATTCGAGCCCTGAAAAAAGAACTCAGGGAAATGGAGGTCAGCCCTGATGAAACCGATATGGAGAAAGCGGAACAATTAAGGGCACGAATCAAAGAGCTCAATAGTAAACTCAAACGCCTGCCCTTTATTGACGACTTTGACCTGAAATACAACAATTTGATCCGGGTACCATCTCCCAGCAATAAAGCCGTAATGTTCTGCGTTATGGATGTTTCTGGCTCCATGACCCAGGAAATCAAGGATATGGCCAAACGCTTCTTTATCCTGCTCTATCTGTTCCTGCAAAGAAGTTATAAACAGATAGAAGTGGTATTTATTCGTCATCACACCGCCGCCAAGGAAGTTGATGAGGATGACTTCTTCTATTCACGGGAAACGGGGGGAACCATTGTTTCAAGCGCCCTGGAAATGACCCGGGACGTTATTGAAAAACGGTATAGCCCTACCGACTGGAATATTTATGTGGCACAGGCCTCCGATGGCGATAACTGGGAAGGGGATTCATCAGTTTGTTCAAAAATTCTCACTGAGCAAATAATGCCAAAGGTTCAGTATTTTTCTTACGTAGAGATTACCGACCGTGCCCATCAAAATCTCTGGCGTGAATACCAGTCTGTTGCAGAAGCATTCCCGGAAACATTTGCTATGCAGCAAATCAAAACACCTGATGACATTTATCCGGTATTCCGACGCTTATTTGAGAAAAAGGAGCATGCATGA
- a CDS encoding H-NS histone family protein, with amino-acid sequence MNIFDEVLHRLSSKTRIRQLFKDAHVSDLERVISRMRSVLEEKQNAREKEEEKRQVKLESIEAIKQIMADRGVSMGDLGLGEETTSKRRRNIQKYTFQYETETGDQAQWEGATTGRLPREFQSYLERTGKKRMDCVIEAQDEA; translated from the coding sequence ATGAACATTTTTGATGAAGTTCTTCATCGTTTAAGCAGCAAAACACGCATTCGCCAACTGTTCAAAGACGCTCACGTCTCAGATCTGGAACGTGTCATCTCCAGAATGAGAAGTGTTCTGGAAGAAAAGCAGAATGCCCGTGAAAAAGAAGAAGAAAAGCGCCAGGTAAAACTGGAAAGCATTGAAGCCATTAAACAAATAATGGCTGATCGCGGCGTATCCATGGGTGACCTGGGATTAGGTGAAGAAACAACATCCAAACGTCGTCGTAATATTCAGAAGTACACTTTCCAGTACGAAACTGAAACCGGTGACCAGGCTCAGTGGGAAGGCGCAACAACTGGCCGTCTGCCAAGAGAATTCCAGTCCTATCTGGAACGCACTGGCAAAAAGCGCATGGACTGCGTAATCGAAGCTCAAGACGAAGCTTAA
- a CDS encoding chorismate lyase, translating into MPLNFCSSLRWQSCLHNLDNIPDNLQAWLLDRGSLTARLKKTYRGEFEVKVLKHQWGQPAEAELEFLGVSETEASIREVLLLGGGKPKIFARSVIPRSSLGGSNNELLMLGNKPLGEYLFVQKSVERGAIELAELSAHEVNPYLGCCFREEKAWARRSLFYLNSRPLSVCEVFLPEVGGKPSFP; encoded by the coding sequence ATGCCATTAAATTTTTGTTCGAGTTTACGCTGGCAGTCCTGTCTGCATAATCTGGACAATATACCGGATAATTTGCAAGCATGGCTGCTTGATAGGGGGTCTTTAACCGCAAGGTTGAAGAAAACCTATCGTGGTGAGTTTGAGGTTAAGGTGCTTAAGCATCAGTGGGGTCAGCCAGCAGAAGCTGAGCTTGAATTTTTGGGTGTTTCCGAGACAGAAGCCTCTATTCGCGAGGTTTTGCTGCTGGGTGGTGGCAAGCCAAAAATATTTGCGAGGAGTGTCATTCCCCGGAGCAGTCTTGGTGGATCAAATAATGAGCTGCTTATGCTAGGGAATAAGCCTCTGGGGGAATATTTATTTGTTCAGAAAAGCGTGGAACGAGGAGCCATCGAATTGGCGGAATTATCTGCACATGAGGTTAATCCGTATCTTGGTTGCTGTTTCAGGGAAGAAAAGGCCTGGGCAAGGCGATCTTTATTTTATCTGAATTCCAGGCCCCTATCAGTATGCGAAGTTTTTTTACCTGAGGTAGGCGGCAAACCATCCTTTCCATAA
- the phoR gene encoding phosphate regulon sensor histidine kinase PhoR, with product MITYSRSLLLGRLLLGLAIGTFIGWGLGHVLLGITLVLAVYLLWSLSQLFRLLTWLEKTAVSELEPPESRGLWGAIFDGIYRIQKRQKGSHERLQGVIDRIQESTAALEDGIVMADNNGGLEWWNRAAGDLLGLKMPGDRGQLLTNLVRDPSFLDYFDSGRYEEAIELASPVNTERQLQINITIYGMGSRLLFIRDITRINQLETMRKDFVANVSHELRTPLTVIAGYLETLLDNADIEESLSPMWCKALKRMQQQSARMKNLVADLLLLSRLESATSCESNPVKLEELLNQVADDARSLSGSDDHEITLEGVKGIYLKGSQSELRSALSNLVFNAVRYTQAGGVIHIGVKVKNQECCISVEDNGVGIDPVHIPRLTERFYRVDKGRSLESGGTGLGLAIVKHVLLRHDGWLTISSHPGQGSCFICHFPENRFSSVASVSHENK from the coding sequence GTGATCACTTATTCCAGATCACTATTGCTGGGCAGACTATTGCTGGGCCTGGCAATAGGGACCTTCATTGGATGGGGGCTGGGGCATGTTTTACTGGGGATAACACTTGTCCTGGCTGTTTATCTATTGTGGAGCCTGAGTCAATTGTTTCGTCTGTTGACTTGGCTGGAAAAAACAGCTGTTAGTGAATTAGAGCCTCCGGAAAGCCGTGGTTTATGGGGTGCCATCTTCGATGGTATTTACCGGATTCAAAAGCGACAGAAGGGTTCCCATGAGCGTTTGCAGGGAGTTATTGATCGTATACAGGAGTCAACGGCTGCCCTGGAAGACGGCATTGTTATGGCGGATAACAATGGCGGTCTGGAGTGGTGGAATCGCGCGGCAGGAGATTTATTGGGTTTGAAAATGCCTGGGGATAGAGGCCAATTATTGACGAACCTGGTTCGCGATCCCTCGTTTTTGGATTATTTTGACTCGGGTCGTTACGAAGAGGCGATAGAACTGGCTTCACCGGTTAATACCGAAAGGCAGTTGCAGATCAACATTACGATTTATGGCATGGGAAGTCGATTGTTGTTTATTCGGGATATTACCCGAATCAATCAGTTAGAAACCATGCGAAAAGATTTTGTGGCCAATGTTTCCCATGAACTAAGAACACCACTTACGGTAATAGCTGGGTATCTGGAAACCCTGTTGGATAATGCAGATATAGAAGAATCCTTGTCACCTATGTGGTGCAAGGCGTTAAAAAGAATGCAGCAGCAATCAGCCAGAATGAAAAATCTGGTGGCAGATTTATTGCTACTTTCACGCCTGGAGTCTGCGACTTCCTGTGAGTCAAACCCGGTAAAGCTGGAAGAACTGTTAAACCAGGTTGCCGATGATGCCAGGTCATTAAGTGGAAGTGATGATCATGAGATTACATTAGAGGGGGTAAAGGGTATCTACTTAAAGGGAAGCCAAAGTGAGCTGCGCAGTGCTTTATCAAATCTTGTATTTAACGCCGTGCGATACACTCAGGCGGGCGGGGTCATTCACATTGGAGTAAAAGTAAAAAATCAGGAATGTTGTATTAGTGTTGAAGATAATGGCGTGGGGATTGACCCGGTTCATATTCCCAGGTTGACAGAGCGCTTTTATAGAGTTGATAAAGGACGAAGTCTTGAGTCTGGTGGAACGGGGCTGGGGCTGGCGATTGTTAAGCATGTATTGCTAAGGCATGATGGATGGTTAACGATTTCCAGCCATCCGGGGCAGGGTAGTTGTTTTATATGTCATTTTCCCGAAAACCGTTTTTCTTCTGTTGCTTCGGTGAGTCATGAAAATAAATAA
- a CDS encoding acyl-CoA dehydrogenase C-terminal domain-containing protein, translating into MPEYKAPLRDIRFVRNDLLKYADHYATLPGAEEATPDMVDAILEEGAKFCEQVLSPLNRVGDEQGCTLTDDGVKTPEGFKEAYTQFVEGGWPSLANDAEYGGQGLPSSLGLVLSEMMGEANWSWGMYPGLSHGAMNTLEAHGTEEQKQTYLTKLISGEWTGTMCLTESHCGTDLGMLRTKAEPNADGSYKVTGTKIFISAGEHDMSENIVHIVLARLPDAPKGTKGISLFIVPKRLPEGGGISKESNGVSCGSLEHKMGIHGNATCVMNFDGAKGFLIGPPNKGLNCMFTFMNAARLGTGIQGLAHSEVAFQGALRYARERLQSRSLSGPANPDGPADPIIVHPDVRRMLLTIKAFTEGNRALAYYTARLVDLSQYSKDEDEKEKAKLQLDFLTPIVKAFMTETGFEAANLGLQCYGGHGYIAEWGMEQNVRDSRISMLYEGTTGIQALDLLGRKVLMTQGESLKSFTKVVHKFCQAHSDNEALREFIDPLAALNKEWGKLTMKVGMQAMQNREVVGAAAVDYLMYSGYACLAYFWADMARVAKEKLDEGTTDAGFYTAKVQTARFYFQRLLPRILGHKSCVESGPDNLLDMAEEDFGEV; encoded by the coding sequence ATGCCTGAATACAAAGCGCCTCTTAGAGACATCCGCTTCGTCCGAAATGACCTTCTGAAGTATGCTGACCACTATGCCACTCTGCCTGGTGCGGAAGAAGCAACACCCGATATGGTGGATGCCATTTTGGAGGAGGGCGCAAAGTTTTGTGAGCAAGTTCTGTCACCTTTAAACAGAGTTGGAGATGAGCAGGGCTGCACCTTGACGGATGATGGCGTTAAAACGCCGGAAGGCTTCAAAGAAGCCTATACGCAATTTGTCGAAGGCGGCTGGCCTTCCCTTGCGAACGATGCCGAATACGGTGGTCAAGGCTTGCCAAGCTCTTTAGGGCTTGTGCTGAGTGAGATGATGGGAGAAGCCAATTGGTCCTGGGGGATGTATCCCGGATTAAGCCACGGAGCTATGAATACCCTTGAGGCTCATGGTACAGAAGAGCAGAAACAAACCTATCTCACCAAACTTATTTCCGGTGAATGGACGGGCACTATGTGCCTGACCGAGTCTCACTGTGGTACTGATCTGGGCATGCTCCGAACCAAGGCTGAGCCAAATGCCGACGGCTCTTATAAAGTGACAGGCACCAAAATTTTCATTTCGGCCGGTGAACACGATATGAGCGAAAACATCGTTCATATCGTACTGGCTCGTCTGCCCGATGCGCCAAAGGGAACCAAAGGCATTTCGTTATTCATTGTACCGAAACGACTTCCGGAAGGTGGCGGTATCAGCAAGGAAAGCAATGGTGTCAGCTGTGGTTCCCTGGAACATAAGATGGGTATTCATGGTAACGCCACCTGTGTGATGAATTTTGATGGCGCTAAAGGCTTTTTGATTGGCCCTCCCAACAAAGGGCTGAACTGCATGTTTACGTTTATGAATGCTGCTCGTCTGGGAACGGGGATTCAGGGGCTTGCTCATTCGGAAGTGGCATTTCAGGGCGCATTGAGATATGCCCGGGAGCGTTTGCAAAGCCGGTCATTGAGTGGTCCGGCCAATCCTGATGGTCCGGCAGATCCGATTATTGTTCATCCGGATGTCCGCAGAATGTTATTGACCATCAAGGCTTTTACTGAAGGCAACCGGGCGCTGGCTTATTATACCGCCAGGCTGGTGGATCTTTCTCAATATAGTAAAGATGAGGATGAAAAAGAAAAGGCCAAGCTGCAACTGGATTTCCTGACCCCTATTGTTAAAGCCTTTATGACGGAAACAGGATTTGAAGCCGCCAACCTTGGGCTTCAGTGTTATGGAGGGCATGGTTATATTGCTGAATGGGGAATGGAGCAAAATGTTCGGGATAGCCGCATCTCCATGTTGTATGAGGGAACCACCGGAATACAGGCCCTGGATTTATTAGGGCGAAAAGTGTTGATGACCCAGGGCGAATCTCTCAAATCCTTCACCAAGGTTGTTCACAAGTTTTGCCAGGCTCATAGTGACAATGAAGCACTCCGTGAGTTTATTGACCCCCTGGCAGCCCTTAATAAAGAGTGGGGAAAGCTAACCATGAAGGTTGGCATGCAAGCCATGCAAAACCGTGAGGTTGTGGGCGCTGCGGCGGTGGATTATCTGATGTACTCTGGCTATGCCTGCCTGGCTTATTTTTGGGCAGATATGGCTCGGGTGGCCAAGGAAAAGCTTGATGAGGGTACGACAGATGCCGGTTTCTATACGGCCAAAGTACAGACAGCCCGTTTCTATTTCCAACGCTTGTTGCCAAGAATACTGGGTCATAAATCCTGTGTAGAGTCAGGGCCTGATAACTTGCTGGATATGGCAGAAGAGGACTTTGGGGAGGTTTAG
- the phoB gene encoding phosphate regulon transcriptional regulator PhoB yields MSAKKILIVDDEEPIREMVAISLEMAGFDCIEAADAREAHAKIVDQKPDLVLLDWMLPDISGIELARRLKRSEMTSEIPIVMLTAKGEEDHKIRGLETGADDYITKPFSPRELIARLKAVLRRSGVSDGQSAIVIKGLKLDPVSHRVSIDGEAAEIGPTEYRLLQFFLTHQERAYSRSQLLDQVWGGNVYVEERTVDVHIRRLRKSLGSGYEGYIQTVRGTGYRFSTKL; encoded by the coding sequence ATGTCAGCAAAAAAAATTCTGATTGTTGATGATGAAGAACCCATCAGGGAAATGGTAGCTATAAGCCTGGAAATGGCGGGTTTCGATTGTATTGAAGCAGCAGATGCCAGGGAAGCCCATGCTAAAATTGTGGACCAGAAGCCGGATCTGGTGTTACTTGACTGGATGTTGCCGGATATATCCGGCATTGAATTGGCAAGGCGATTAAAGCGAAGTGAAATGACCTCTGAAATACCCATTGTTATGTTGACGGCAAAAGGTGAGGAGGACCATAAAATTCGTGGACTTGAAACAGGGGCGGATGATTATATTACCAAGCCATTTTCACCCCGGGAGTTGATCGCCAGGTTAAAGGCGGTTCTTAGAAGAAGTGGAGTATCTGATGGGCAGTCAGCCATTGTCATCAAGGGGTTAAAGCTGGATCCGGTAAGCCACCGGGTCAGCATTGATGGCGAGGCGGCAGAAATCGGTCCGACAGAGTACCGTTTGTTACAGTTTTTTTTGACGCATCAGGAGCGGGCTTACTCCCGAAGTCAGCTACTGGATCAGGTCTGGGGCGGTAATGTATATGTTGAAGAGCGAACCGTTGATGTTCATATTCGACGACTGAGAAAGTCACTTGGTAGTGGTTACGAGGGATATATACAAACCGTCAGGGGCACAGGATACCGTTTTTCCACCAAGTTGTAA
- a CDS encoding PrkA family serine protein kinase, which yields MDIFNNYQQRYQSKQQEELSIQEYLELCKKDPVTYANAAERMLTAIGEPEMVDTSRDQRLSRIFSNKLIKRYPAFSEFYGMEEAIEQIVSYFRHAAQGLEEKKQILYLLGPVGGGKSSLAERLKALMEKVPFYAIKGSPVFESPLGLFNPEEDSKILEQEYGIPDRYLRSIMSPWAVKRLHEYGGDISKFRVIKIHPSILDQAAIAKTEPGDENNQDISSLVGKVDIRQLEEYSQDDPDAYSFSGALCRANQGLMEFVEMFKAPIKVLHPLLTATQEGNYNSTEGMGAIPFDGVILAHSNESEWQSFRNNKTNEAFIDRVNIVKVPYCTRITEEIHIYEKLLINSSLKNAPCAPDTLDMLAKFSVLSRVKEPDNSNVYSKMRVYDGESLKDTDPNAKPLQEYKDAAGVDEGMEGLSTRFAFKILSKVFNFDPTEIAANPVHLLYVLEQQIEQHQFPKETQERYLRYVKEYLAPKYIESLGKEIQTAYLESYSEYGQNIFDRYITYADFWIQDQEYRDPETGDILDRVAINDELEKIEKSANIANPKDFRNEVVNFVLRARANNKGKNPSWLSYEKMRTVIEKKMFSNTEDLLPVISFNAKGSQEDQRKHNEFVKRMVERGYTEKQVRLLSEWYIRVRKSQ from the coding sequence ATGGATATTTTCAATAATTACCAACAAAGATACCAATCAAAGCAACAAGAAGAACTATCCATTCAGGAATACCTTGAACTCTGCAAAAAAGATCCAGTGACCTATGCCAACGCAGCAGAAAGAATGCTGACCGCCATAGGTGAACCGGAAATGGTGGACACTTCACGAGACCAAAGACTCAGCCGCATATTTTCAAATAAACTCATCAAACGCTACCCCGCCTTCTCAGAGTTTTATGGCATGGAAGAAGCCATTGAGCAAATAGTCTCTTATTTCAGGCATGCCGCTCAGGGGCTGGAAGAAAAGAAGCAGATTCTTTATTTACTGGGTCCGGTTGGCGGGGGGAAATCATCCCTGGCAGAACGACTGAAGGCATTAATGGAAAAAGTACCGTTCTATGCCATTAAGGGTTCTCCTGTATTTGAGTCGCCACTAGGTCTGTTTAACCCCGAGGAAGATAGCAAAATACTGGAGCAGGAATACGGAATACCTGATCGTTACCTGCGGAGCATTATGTCACCCTGGGCAGTTAAACGACTCCATGAGTATGGCGGTGATATCAGCAAATTCCGGGTCATTAAAATTCATCCCAGCATACTGGATCAGGCAGCTATCGCAAAAACAGAACCCGGTGATGAAAACAACCAGGATATTTCCAGCCTGGTTGGAAAAGTAGACATCCGGCAGCTAGAAGAATACTCACAGGACGACCCTGATGCCTACAGTTTCTCCGGTGCTCTTTGCCGCGCCAATCAGGGGCTTATGGAGTTTGTTGAAATGTTCAAGGCTCCCATAAAAGTCCTGCATCCTCTATTAACGGCAACCCAGGAAGGAAACTACAACAGCACTGAGGGGATGGGAGCCATTCCTTTTGACGGCGTGATTCTTGCCCATTCCAATGAGTCTGAATGGCAATCTTTCCGTAATAATAAAACCAATGAAGCGTTTATCGACCGCGTCAATATTGTCAAAGTACCCTACTGTACCCGAATCACTGAAGAGATTCATATTTACGAAAAACTGCTGATAAACAGTTCGCTAAAAAACGCTCCTTGTGCCCCGGATACCCTTGATATGCTGGCAAAATTCTCGGTGTTATCCCGAGTAAAAGAGCCTGATAATTCCAACGTATACTCCAAGATGAGAGTCTATGATGGGGAAAGCCTGAAGGATACCGACCCCAATGCCAAGCCTTTACAGGAGTACAAAGATGCGGCGGGTGTTGATGAAGGAATGGAAGGGCTATCTACCCGTTTTGCGTTCAAAATTCTTTCCAAAGTCTTTAACTTTGACCCCACAGAAATTGCCGCCAATCCTGTCCACCTTCTGTACGTTCTGGAGCAACAGATAGAACAGCATCAATTTCCCAAGGAGACCCAGGAGCGCTATCTTCGCTATGTGAAAGAGTATCTTGCGCCAAAATATATTGAATCCCTTGGCAAGGAAATTCAGACCGCTTATCTGGAGTCATACTCTGAATACGGCCAGAATATTTTTGACCGGTATATTACTTACGCCGACTTCTGGATACAGGATCAGGAATACCGGGACCCTGAAACAGGCGATATTCTTGATCGTGTTGCGATTAATGACGAACTGGAAAAAATAGAGAAGTCAGCCAATATTGCTAACCCCAAGGATTTCCGCAACGAAGTGGTTAACTTTGTTCTGCGTGCCAGAGCTAACAACAAAGGCAAGAATCCAAGCTGGCTCAGCTATGAAAAAATGCGAACCGTCATTGAGAAAAAGATGTTCTCAAATACTGAAGACTTACTGCCCGTTATTTCCTTCAATGCCAAAGGCAGTCAGGAAGACCAGCGTAAACACAATGAGTTTGTGAAGCGGATGGTGGAACGGGGCTATACTGAAAAGCAAGTCAGACTGCTCTCTGAGTGGTATATTCGGGTTAGAAAATCTCAGTAA